Part of the Pseudodesulfovibrio hydrargyri genome is shown below.
CCTTGGCACTTATCCCCTTTGCTGGGAATTAATATTTACTCATTAACTTCCTTATTTCACCTGATATTTACGATTTGGTTGACTTTCCCTCTATTGACGGTCCGGTTTTCCACATGCTAACGCTTCGCCTCTCGCAATCGGCCGGAAAAGTCCGGTTTGTGTATTTTTTCGATTATTTTTTGTTGCGAAATCTGATATGTCATCCCTAATTAACAACAACGTCCCGTAATCCTTTTCCATAGGACTTTTTCTGGAATTTTTCTAGACAATGTAGGACAACGTTGTACTTTGTTGACAATCTTTGACACCTTATGTCAAAGAATGAACATCATAGGTCAGATTGCGACATTATGGACAACTCAGATGCACCCAAGCCGCCGACCCTGCTTACCGTGCGGGAAGTTGCGGACTATTTACGGGTACACCAGAGGACGGCCTACAGGCTGATTACCAACGGCACCATCAGGGCCATCAAGATCGGGAGCCAATGGCGCGTGCCCGAGCAGGCCTTGATGGAATTTATAGAGAGTGGAATGAAGGCCTCGGCCCCTACGGGCAAGAGAAAGGCCGAGCCGGATCAATTCAAACTCCCACTGGACTAAGGAGAGCGGCATGTCCAAAAGAATGGTTGGCGGTTATGACGGGGGCGACCCTATCCTGAACGTTACCCTGCCCAATGATTTCGGCCAGGACCTCGAGGTCACCGGCAAGCTCATTGGCGAAGAAATGTATTTCGATGACGGTACCGGCATGCTGACCATGGAAAAGCTGTACCGGGACGAGGACGGCAAGCTCGCCTACGGCATCATCTCCGCCATCGGCCACGCCCGTGAGCGCCGCGCCTACAGCGTGGAGGAGCGCGAGGACAGCTGCATAGTCACCAACGGCAGCCTCAGCCTCGAATTCAATTACGACGAGCTCTTCGAACTCCTGGCCGTGGCCCTGGAATCCGAAAAGGAATCCACCGCCAGCCAGGTCAGCGAACAAGTCCGCCGCAAACTCGCCGTGAACGAATAGATTTTTCTGAAAGCGCAATAAAAAAGGGGCCTTTTGGTCCCCTTTTTATTGCGCTTTCAGTGCTTCCGGCGACCGGGGCGCTGCCCCGGGCCCCGCTTAAGAGCCTTTTAGCGCCGCTTCGCGGTGTGCGTGCGAACGCGGCTAGTCCTGCTTTTTCTCGATTGGTCGCACCCCAACCATCTCTGCGGGAGCCCCCCCCAACTACTTCAGATATTCGTGCTGGCCGGTGGCTTCCATTACCGAGGACCACCAGTCGGAGTTGATGTTGATACGTCGGCGTTCGGTGGCCACGAGATCCAGGGGCAGGTGGACCATGCTCGACTTGAGGCGCGACACGACCATACCGGTCTTGCCCGCCATGGCCGCGTGCACGGCGTTCTGGCCCAGGAACCCGCAGTAGACCCGATCGCCCGCATTGGCCGGAACAGACCGGATCAAGTAGCTGGGATCGATGAACTTGATGTTGATCTCAAAATCCTTGGCCTGCGCGTAATCTTCAAGCTGGCTGACAATGAGGCCGCAAATATCGCCGAGTTTGGGGTTGCCGGAGGGGTCCCGTTCGATCTCGGTGCCGAGCAGGTCCTGGCCGGCGCCTTCGGCGCAGACAATGATGGCATGCTTGCGTGCCTTGAGCCGATTTTCCACGGCTTCGAGCAGGCCGCCTTCTCCGGCCAGGCTGAAGGGCTGTTCCGGGACCAGGAGGAAATTGACCTCCTGCATGGCCAGCGTGGCCTGGGCCGCTATGAAGCCCGCCTCCCGGCCCATGAGCTTGACCAGTCCCACGCCCATATCCACACCCGTGGCCTCCACATGGGCGCACTGGATGGCCTCGGCCGCCTTTTCCACGGCGGTGTCGAAGCCAAAGGATCGGGTGATGAAGTTGATGTCGTTATCGATTGTTTTGGGGATGCCGATAATGGCGATGTTGCGCTTGCGGGCCGAGACCTCGTTGACGATGGACTTGGCCGCGCGCATGGCCCCGTCGCCACCGATGACGAAGAGCACGTTGATGTTCAGCCGTTCAAGGGAATCGACAATTTCCACGGAGTCTTGCAGGCCGCGCGATGAGCCGAGAATGGTCCCGCCGAACTGATGGATGTGCGAGACGGTATCCGGGGTGAGCTCCTTGATGTCGTAGCCGTACTCCGGAATGAAGCCGCGCAGCCCGTTGGTGATCCCGAGCACGTGTCGCACGCCGTAGTGGTAGTGAGCCTCGTGCACGATGGCTCGGATGACGTCGTTGATGCCCGGGCAGATGCCGCCGCAGGTGACGATGGCGCACCTTGCCTTGGAAGTGTCGAAATAGACGCGCTCGCGCGGCCCGGCCTTTTCAAAGTCCTTTTGCAGGACATCGGCATTCAGTTCGGTCAGCTCGCCGGACGTGAGCATGAGGGTGGTGGGGCTCGATTCATCCACGAACCGCGCGCCCTTGAGCGGCGAATGTATCTTCGGCTGGCCGAGATTCGGAATTTTAGTAACAAAATCGAAATGTTTCATCGTATGTCACTCCGTATTTCGCCTTAAAGGACCGGTGGTCATTCCTGCCAGAAGGTCACCTGGGGCTCCGGCAGTTCGTTGACGGTTTCCTCAAGATCATCAGGGGTTGCCGTGGCCGCGCCCACCTGGGCCACGACCACGCCGGCCGCGTAGTTGGCCAATGTACAGGCGGTCAGCAGGTCCATACCCGCGGCCAGAGCCAGGGCGGTGGTGGCGATGACCGTATCGCCCGCGCCCGTGACGTCGAAGACCTTGCGCGCAAAGGTCGGGATATGCCGGATGGAATCCTGGCCTTCGAACAACGCCATGCCGTCGGGTCCGAGAGTGATGAGCAGGTTGCGGCAGCCCAGCCGCCGGAAGATGGCCCGGCCCGCCTCGATGATGGATTCGCGGTCGGACACCGGCAGGTTCGCGCCCTCGCTGGCTTCCTTGGTGTTGGGCGTGAGCAGATCCACGCCCTGGTAGAGGTCGTAGTTCACGGTCTTGGGGTCGACCAGGACCAACGGCGGGGTGGAGCGTCCCTGGACCATGGGCATGAAGCGGTCCATGAACTCCCTGGAAATGAATCCCTTGCCGTAGTCGGACAGGATGATCACCGGATAATCAGGCAGGTTTTCTTCAAGGATGACGAAAAGGGTGTCCATCTCGGCGGGGGAGAGGGGCCCGACGCGCTCCTGGTCCACGCGCACCACCTGCTGGTTGTGGGCGATGATCCGGGTCTTGACCGTTGTCGGGCGGTCGCCGTCCTGGATAAGCCGGGTGCTCAGCCCCGCCTGCCCGCAGAGATCCTCAAGGACCTCGCCGTTACGGTCCGTGCCCACGGCCCCGATGAGTAGCGGCTTGCCGCCCAGGTCCGCAATGTTTCGGGCCACGTTGCCCGCTCCGCCCAGGAGGTAGGATTCGTCCTTGACCTGGACCACCGGTACCGGCGCCTCGGGCGAGATGCGCTCCACGCCGCCGATCAGATAGTGATCCAGCATGAGATCGCCGATGATCATGACCTTATGCCCCTTGAGGGCTTTTACGGCATCCAGAATCATTTCATGTGACATATCGTAAACAGCCAATGTTTTTCCACTGTTGGTTCAAGTGTTTTATCAGATCATCATCGCGCGGGACGGCCGGTCGTTCTTCGCTGCGCGGCCGTGGCGTGATTGTTCATTATCATTTCATGCTCACGATCGACCGCTTTGAACGGCCGACGAGGCCTCGCTGCACTATGAGAACTGTACGCCGAACTTCTCCGCAACAGACCGCAAATCATCTTCAGCGGCGTAACTTACCGTCAATTTACCCTTTTCCGGTGATCCGGAGATTTTAACCGTAAGTCCCAACATATCGGAAAGCTCACCCTGGAGGGATTCGAGACGGGGATCGAGCGGCTTGGGCTCGGACTTGGTCGAGCGCGAGGGAGAGGCGGTCCCGATTTCGTCCGCTCCCGGAAGCCTGCCGTTCTGCTTGTAAAAGGAGGCCTGGGCCTCGGCCTGGCGCACGGTCAATCCGTTCTCCGCGATACGGCGGTGCAGCTCGGCCTGAGGCTCGGCGTCAAGCACGGCCATAATAGCCCGGCCGTGCCCGGCGGACAAGACGTTCTGCTGGATGGCCGTCTGCACAGGCTCGGGCAGGTTGAGCAGACGCAGGGAATTGGCCACGGCCGACCGACTCTTGCCCACCTGGCGGGCCAGTTCCTCCTGGCTCAAGCCGAATTCCTGCTGCAGTCGCTGGTAGCCGAGCGCCTCTTCCACGGCGTTCAGGTCCTCGCGCTGCAGGTTTTCGATGAGCGCGATGGCCAGGCTCTCCTGGTCGGTCATGTTCCGTATCAGTGAGGGAATTTCAGTCAGCCCGGCCTTCTTGGAAGCGCGCAGCCTGCGTTCACCGGCCACCAGTTCGTATTCGCCGCCCCCCAGCGGGCGGACCAGGACGGGCTGGAGCACGCCCCGGGTCTCGATGGAGGCGGCCAGATCGTTCAGGGCCTCCTCTGAGAACTCGCGCCGAGGCTGGTGCGGGTTGGGAGAGATGGCCCCAACCGGGATCAGGCGCACCTCGGCGGCATCGGCTGTGACCTTCTCGTCCTCGCGCACGCCGCCCAGCAACGCATCCAATCCACGGCCCAAACCCCTGTTAGTCGATGTCATCTATCGCTCCTGTCTCGCTTGTAATTCATTCCTTGCCCAAAAAGGGTAGAGTGCCTATAACGCCCCGAAGATAACCCAAGGGAGCGAATATGTCAGATCATATCAACGAGCTTTTCGACAAGGACGGCAACCTCATCGGCGCGTTGCTGACCGCCGCGGCCTGGACCGAGGTGCGCGATCAGGTCATGGCCGCGCTGGGTATCAGGGAGACCCCGGCAGTCCAGGAAAAGCCCGAACCCACGGCCGACTGGGAAATGCTCACCCAATACTGGGACTTCCCGTACCCGGTGGACATGGACGTGACCTGCGAACACTGCGGCAGCAGGACCGAAAACTGGTCCGAGGACGATCCGCGCCTATTCCGCCTGACAAGCGCCAACCTGGCCGGACTGGTCGCCTTCAAGTGCATGAGCTGTCAGGCAAAGGTGGTCAAAAAGCACTTCAAGGATGAGATCGTCACCGAATGCACCCCCTATCTGGAGGAAAAGCTTACCTCCAAGGAAGGGCGGTACTGATCGCCGTCTGCTCACGCTTGCGCCGCCCGCTCATCACGGTGCGGCGCGGCTGTTAAAGAACCTGCCTAAGCCCCGGCCGTGGAGCTTCGCTCCACTTCTTGAGCCAGGGCGAGATACGCCTCCGCACCCCGCGATTTGATATCATAGTTGATCACCGGTTTACCAAAGCTTGGTGCTTCGGAAAGCCGCACGTTTCTCGGGATGATCGTCTCGAACAGGTGCTGCGGAAAAGCCTTGCGCACCTCGTTCTTGACCTGCCACGACAGCCGGTTTCTGGAATCGTACATGGTCAGGACCACGCCGAGGATATTCAGATCCGGGTTGAGGCGTTTGCGCACCAGTTCGTAGGTCATGAGCAACTGCGCAATGCCTTCCAATGCGTAATACTCGCACTGCAGCGGAACGAGCAACTCGTTTGCAGCGCACAGGGCGTTGACCGTCAGCAATCCCAGCGAAGGAGGGCAGTCTATGAGAATAAAATCATACTGTTCGTCCACCTGTTCAACCAGTTCCCGCAGGTAGAACTCCCGTCCAAACTTGTCCACCAACTCGATCTCGGCACCAACCAAATCCTGGGTGCCGGGCAGGATGTCGAGGAAGGGCACCCCGGTCTGATAGATGGCTTTGCCGACGTTCTTGGGCTCGAAAAGCACGCTGTAAATGTTCTCGCGCTTGTCGGCGGGATAGAATCCAAGCCCGCTGGAGGCGTTGCCCTGGGGGTCGCAATCCACCAGGAGAACCCGCTTTTCCATCACAGCCAGGGAGGCCGCGAGGTTGATGGAAGTGGTGGTTTTACCCACACCGCCTTTTTGATTCGCAATCACGATTCTTCTCGCCACATGACCCTCGCTTTCGAGCTGCATTTGATGCGTTCGAGACTCTGTCGCTTGTTTCACGTGAAACATTTTCCCGAAAACAGGGAGTGTTTCACGTGAAACAATGTCCTCTTGTCGTTTCAAATGTCGTAGGCTGAATGAAAAACAAAGGCAAGGGCCGGAAGGGGAAATGGGGGAAAAAGACACAAAAAAGGGCGGCTGACGCCGCCCTTGATGATCGTGATGATCAAAAGCTATTTGCCGTAATACTCTTTGTACCACTCAATAAACTTGCGAATGCCGTCCTCAATGCTGGTATCCGGTTTGAACCCGACATCGTTCTGAAGATCAGAGACGTCGGCCTCGGTGGCCGGGACGTCACCCGCCTGCATGGGCATATAGTTGTAGATAGCCTTCTTGCCGACCACTTCCTCGATGACCTCAATATACCGGGAGAGCTCCACAACCTTGTTGTTGCCGATGTTGTAGATCTGGTAGGGAACCGAGCTGGTGCACGGATCGGGATTGTCACCATCCCAGTCGGGATTCGGCACGGCCGTGCGCTTAAGAACCCGGACCACACCTTCGACGATGTCGTCGATGTATGTGAAATCGCGGCGCATCTTGCCGTAGTTGAAGACGTTGATGGGCTTTTCCTCGATGATGTTCTTGGTGAACAGGAAGAGCGCCATGTCCGGACGGCCCCAGGGGCCATATACCGTAAAGAATCGCAGGCCGGTGGTGGGCAGGTTGTAGAGGTTGGAATAGGAGTGGGCCATCATCTCGTTGGCCTTCTTGGTGGCCGCGTACAGACTCATGGGATGATCAACCCCTTCATGGGGGTTGAGCGGCATTCTGGTGTTCATGCCGTAGACCGAGGAACTGGACGCGTAGGCCAGATGCTCGACGCCGTTGTGGCGGCAGCCCTCCAATACATTGAGGAAGCCGACCACGTTGGAGTCGACATACGATCTGGGGTTCTCGATGGAGTAGCGGACGCCTGCCTGGGCGGCCAGGTTGACCACGTGGGTGAACTTTTCCGCCTTGAACAGCTCGGCCATGGGCCCGGCATCCTCAAGGTTGATGTTCACATGTTTGAAGAGGTTTCCCTCCAAGACCTTGAGCCGTGCCTTTTTGAGGTTCACGTCGTAGTAGTCGTTCAGGTTGTCCAAGCCTACGACCTCATGGCCTTCCTCGGTCAATCGCCTGGAGAGATGGAAGCCGATGAAGCCGGCCGCTCCGGTCACGAGTATCTTCATATAAATGGTCCTTATCCTGTTGAGGGTCAGGTGATGTACGGCGGAGTTCCTTTCGGTGTCACCGCGATGCGTGGATCAACCGTCTCTTACTCCACTCAATGCCCTGAGGGCAAGTTTACAATAATCACTTTCCGATTTGTTTAGATCGGAAACACGAAGAAACCAACGCTCGACAAAAAATAAGGCGCCAATCCCTCAGAAACCCTTATGATCCGGGACATTGCGGGAAATCAGCGAAAAACTGCGAATACGCGCTTTTTACGAAAAAACCGGCTTGCCGTCCGCCAACGAGACAATCATTCGTCAAAAGGGAAATACGCGAGAATTTCGGCAAAACGGGTGTTTTGCGTACTACAGGCGGATGTTGGTGATGCCATCCACGGCCATCTGCTGCTCGTGGGGCAGCATGTCAATGAGCCGGGCGATGGGCGGCAGCTTATGTACGATGACGTTCTCCAGGAGGTGCGTCACGGCCTGGACGTCCGCATCGGGCAGAATGACCCGTAGGGCCTCGTCGCCGAAGCAGACCACGTGCGGAGTGCGCCACAACTCCCAGCCGCGCCAAAACATGGAGGTGTCCGGTTGCAGCGCGCCGTTGACCAGCGCGGCCACGGGCCAGAAGTTGATGGTTCCCGGGGGCCACTTCAGATGGGCCTGGAGATTCTTGAGAACGGCCCGCCGCCTGGGGTCGGACTGTCCGCCCAGGTCCAGGCCGAGTTCCATGTACGTCATGACCACCCGCGCGTCGGGTTTGGTGAAACGCACGAACTGGGACCACGGAGCCGGGAAATTCGGTGCCGCCTGTTCAGGGGCACGGGCATGGGAGGGCGCTGCGGCTTGTGGCGGCTGCGGAGCCAGGGGCTGTTGCGGAGCGAAGGGTGGGTGCGCGCCTTCTTGAGGAACCGCCTGCACGTCAGGCTGTGTCCGAACCGGTTCAGGCTGCGCTTCGACTTTCAATCCGCCGGGAGCGTAGACGAACTCCAATCCCGACTCGAGCCAGGGGCGCAGGCTTTCGCGCACGTTCAGTCGAGCAGAAGGTGATCCCATAGTCTCCACGCCACTTCGGTTTTGGGCAGTTGCGGCCACTGTTCCTTGCGGCCTTTGGCGTCCAGGACGAACATCTCGTTGGTGGCCACGCCGAACCCGCTGCCCGCCTTGCCGATGTTGTTGGCCGCAATGAGGTCGAGGTTCTTGGCCGCGAGTTTGCGGGCCGCTTCCTCGCGGATGTTGTCGGTCTCGGCCGCGAAGCCGATGAGCTTCTGGCCGTCGCGCTTGGACTCGCCCAGACTTTTGAGGATGTCCGGGTTGGTCTCGAACTCCACGGTGATGCCCGCGCCCGCCGAGGTCGACTTCTTGAACTTGGACTCGCCGAAGGGCACGGGCCGGTAGTCGGCCACTGCGGCCGTGAGGCAGGCCATATCCATGGAAGGCC
Proteins encoded:
- a CDS encoding ParB/RepB/Spo0J family partition protein is translated as MTSTNRGLGRGLDALLGGVREDEKVTADAAEVRLIPVGAISPNPHQPRREFSEEALNDLAASIETRGVLQPVLVRPLGGGEYELVAGERRLRASKKAGLTEIPSLIRNMTDQESLAIALIENLQREDLNAVEEALGYQRLQQEFGLSQEELARQVGKSRSAVANSLRLLNLPEPVQTAIQQNVLSAGHGRAIMAVLDAEPQAELHRRIAENGLTVRQAEAQASFYKQNGRLPGADEIGTASPSRSTKSEPKPLDPRLESLQGELSDMLGLTVKISGSPEKGKLTVSYAAEDDLRSVAEKFGVQFS
- a CDS encoding ParA family protein; this translates as MARRIVIANQKGGVGKTTTSINLAASLAVMEKRVLLVDCDPQGNASSGLGFYPADKRENIYSVLFEPKNVGKAIYQTGVPFLDILPGTQDLVGAEIELVDKFGREFYLRELVEQVDEQYDFILIDCPPSLGLLTVNALCAANELLVPLQCEYYALEGIAQLLMTYELVRKRLNPDLNILGVVLTMYDSRNRLSWQVKNEVRKAFPQHLFETIIPRNVRLSEAPSFGKPVINYDIKSRGAEAYLALAQEVERSSTAGA
- a CDS encoding ATP-dependent 6-phosphofructokinase; the encoded protein is MKHFDFVTKIPNLGQPKIHSPLKGARFVDESSPTTLMLTSGELTELNADVLQKDFEKAGPRERVYFDTSKARCAIVTCGGICPGINDVIRAIVHEAHYHYGVRHVLGITNGLRGFIPEYGYDIKELTPDTVSHIHQFGGTILGSSRGLQDSVEIVDSLERLNINVLFVIGGDGAMRAAKSIVNEVSARKRNIAIIGIPKTIDNDINFITRSFGFDTAVEKAAEAIQCAHVEATGVDMGVGLVKLMGREAGFIAAQATLAMQEVNFLLVPEQPFSLAGEGGLLEAVENRLKARKHAIIVCAEGAGQDLLGTEIERDPSGNPKLGDICGLIVSQLEDYAQAKDFEINIKFIDPSYLIRSVPANAGDRVYCGFLGQNAVHAAMAGKTGMVVSRLKSSMVHLPLDLVATERRRININSDWWSSVMEATGQHEYLK
- a CDS encoding NAD-dependent epimerase, whose protein sequence is MKILVTGAAGFIGFHLSRRLTEEGHEVVGLDNLNDYYDVNLKKARLKVLEGNLFKHVNINLEDAGPMAELFKAEKFTHVVNLAAQAGVRYSIENPRSYVDSNVVGFLNVLEGCRHNGVEHLAYASSSSVYGMNTRMPLNPHEGVDHPMSLYAATKKANEMMAHSYSNLYNLPTTGLRFFTVYGPWGRPDMALFLFTKNIIEEKPINVFNYGKMRRDFTYIDDIVEGVVRVLKRTAVPNPDWDGDNPDPCTSSVPYQIYNIGNNKVVELSRYIEVIEEVVGKKAIYNYMPMQAGDVPATEADVSDLQNDVGFKPDTSIEDGIRKFIEWYKEYYGK
- the rfaE1 gene encoding D-glycero-beta-D-manno-heptose-7-phosphate kinase; the encoded protein is MSHEMILDAVKALKGHKVMIIGDLMLDHYLIGGVERISPEAPVPVVQVKDESYLLGGAGNVARNIADLGGKPLLIGAVGTDRNGEVLEDLCGQAGLSTRLIQDGDRPTTVKTRIIAHNQQVVRVDQERVGPLSPAEMDTLFVILEENLPDYPVIILSDYGKGFISREFMDRFMPMVQGRSTPPLVLVDPKTVNYDLYQGVDLLTPNTKEASEGANLPVSDRESIIEAGRAIFRRLGCRNLLITLGPDGMALFEGQDSIRHIPTFARKVFDVTGAGDTVIATTALALAAGMDLLTACTLANYAAGVVVAQVGAATATPDDLEETVNELPEPQVTFWQE
- a CDS encoding helix-turn-helix domain-containing protein, producing the protein MDNSDAPKPPTLLTVREVADYLRVHQRTAYRLITNGTIRAIKIGSQWRVPEQALMEFIESGMKASAPTGKRKAEPDQFKLPLD